One part of the Nitrososphaerales archaeon genome encodes these proteins:
- a CDS encoding acyl-CoA thioesterase, protein MNECEITMRVTWFDVGGTRVATFPSYFKWFYQGFVEYLRNLGIRILDDTELTVDGERTNVGFRVVEAYCRYKEGAKLDELITVTPRLKELSEKSLNIGFTIHEKQSGRLLAEGYLLLITVDRLTVKPVNIPQSIANRLKKYLQG, encoded by the coding sequence ATGAACGAATGTGAAATAACGATGAGGGTTACATGGTTCGATGTTGGCGGGACTAGGGTCGCCACATTCCCTTCATACTTTAAATGGTTTTATCAAGGCTTCGTCGAATACCTCAGAAATCTTGGTATAAGGATTTTGGACGATACTGAACTTACCGTCGATGGTGAGAGGACCAACGTAGGTTTTAGGGTGGTGGAAGCTTACTGCCGTTATAAGGAAGGTGCCAAACTCGATGAACTTATAACCGTTACACCGAGGCTTAAAGAATTGAGTGAAAAGTCTTTGAATATAGGCTTCACAATCCACGAAAAACAGAGTGGGAGATTACTGGCTGAAGGGTACTTATTACTCATTACTGTAGACCGTTTGACCGTCAAACCCGTTAATATTCCACAATCCATAGCCAATAGATTGAAAAAATATCTTCAGGGTTAG